In Candidatus Korarchaeum sp., a single genomic region encodes these proteins:
- the aroC gene encoding chorismate synthase, with translation MGGDIFGRELRLISFGESHGPVVGAVIEGVPAGLPLSEEDVQRILDLRRPGQSELVSQRAERDRVEILSGVFNGFTTGAPISMIVRNEDIDSSYYEEINRFPRPGHADYVARLKYSGYNDFRGGGRFSGRVTISMCMAGAVAMKILEKLGIEVIAYSLEIGGERAEGFTLDDARRYRYMNPVRAPNEESYLRMAAAIERARREGDSVGGIVEAIALNVPPGLGEPIFDTIEGDIAKAMFSIPAVKGVEFGSGFRAARMRGSEHNDPIRVIDGKIRYKKNDHGGAIGGITTGEPIILRVAFKPTPSIAKPQETVDLELLRNVEIKVKGRHDPCVVPRAVVVVESMLAFTIADHIMRSMRGAI, from the coding sequence ATGGGAGGGGATATCTTCGGGAGAGAGCTCAGGCTAATATCCTTCGGTGAGAGCCACGGTCCCGTAGTAGGGGCTGTGATTGAAGGAGTTCCTGCAGGGCTTCCTTTAAGCGAGGAGGATGTTCAGAGGATACTGGACCTCAGGAGACCGGGTCAATCAGAGCTAGTGAGTCAGAGAGCTGAGAGAGATAGGGTTGAGATACTCAGCGGCGTCTTCAATGGCTTCACTACCGGAGCGCCTATCTCCATGATAGTCAGGAACGAGGATATCGATTCATCATACTACGAGGAGATCAACAGGTTTCCGAGGCCCGGGCACGCTGATTACGTCGCTAGATTGAAGTACTCCGGTTACAACGATTTCAGGGGAGGGGGCCGTTTCTCAGGCAGAGTGACAATATCGATGTGCATGGCTGGAGCTGTAGCTATGAAGATCCTTGAGAAGCTTGGGATAGAGGTGATAGCATACTCCCTCGAGATAGGGGGTGAGAGAGCCGAGGGCTTCACTTTAGATGATGCGAGGAGGTATAGATATATGAACCCAGTGAGGGCTCCTAACGAGGAGAGCTACTTGAGGATGGCGGCAGCTATAGAGAGAGCGAGGAGGGAAGGGGATAGCGTAGGCGGTATCGTCGAAGCTATAGCTTTGAACGTACCTCCGGGTCTAGGGGAGCCTATTTTCGACACGATAGAGGGGGATATAGCTAAGGCTATGTTCTCGATACCGGCTGTCAAGGGGGTGGAGTTCGGATCCGGCTTCAGAGCAGCTAGGATGAGGGGATCTGAACACAACGACCCCATCAGGGTGATAGATGGTAAGATAAGGTATAAGAAGAACGATCACGGTGGAGCGATAGGGGGCATCACGACGGGGGAGCCGATAATCTTGAGGGTAGCTTTCAAACCGACTCCATCGATAGCTAAGCCTCAGGAAACCGTGGACTTGGAACTGCTGAGGAATGTGGAGATAAAGGTTAAAGGCAGGCATGATCCATGCGTAGTCCCTAGGGCTGTAGTAGTGGTCGAGAGTATGCTCGCGTTCACGATAGCTGATCACATAATGAGGAGCATGAGGGGGGCTATCTGA